The following are encoded in a window of Plasmodium vivax chromosome 10, whole genome shotgun sequence genomic DNA:
- a CDS encoding hypothetical protein, conserved (encoded by transcript PVX_097965A): MLHVSLLRDVERRALRRRRDGRPQESSHPTQKDTEELNEIVKELPKLHERNDTEVISALVTSFLERNPKSIPAYESFSRFYLKIGDYKSALNLLYAALYLDHSNEKLASLLRLCEERQVSREARIPAKYKERICYPERRAEVGGESGEMGGEIGGGMVGGSDDSGDEDSVGGSDESDGESGHGESHSQSDPQTDPQTDPQSDPRTAPQSDPRTAPQSDRRTAPQSDRRTAQQTDRRPAKARVALAKRDMEPGEVVLQVKPLILTQHIFCNRYVYPTCYHCLRERSLSKKCYSCPVNPHTCTHIFCSWKCLAQNMKVHREECPIMPTITAAAKEANLMLHVVLHIFRVLIKVKIDKEYKEKEKHIIKEIFLNESFYDLVRVTQVELFNSLNTLANRIILEFPPSFYLHLKQRELVEFMLIVWQYSLSVRYYSPSSIVKQANPETTFGLAFSPEVAKLHHSCVPTCSFYYDEEGVLTVRALCNIPQGGKLCISVLPDQYTPLNVRKSFRGMARVFSCGCIRCTDATENNLHLRSVKCPRCIVGYICPMKTEALLEALNKESRTGDSLSRRELHDGRDASNDAAKDATNHAANHSANHAADHAERWLCSNCGKLSLQGNKRCVRLERSIRAQYEAAERQYMQGDIIQAKKKLLQIHTEVQYLLHPNHHIMFNVHTLLAGLMRQDPNRELHNSLVFLRKAVIAAENVLPVCSLEKVHLYAHLAHYTFSYSNHCKLYMKTGGVDAESVIEPIFASIWNAVVTTGYNSTLTIMLTQQMRTYAICFNLYSPYHEMEFHINRKEEFSRFYHQVTQKKNESHRKIKKVMKEDPFYPIYMACQCFDIDYRKDTYISRMFKLFKNMQYVGNGQNALSIAASFGNVKLVKVLLKKNYSPFTKNELHMNALLHMASSFLPSEETSHYSKYIPILLQEIESQKLQLDEFEAHYAALLHGGDSPKGGRGGGTSIMPAQRGDSHSYERKNETERPFPFGDLLQDEEFTYGPASRQIDTNQKIILTILLKHLDAKQMCKRRKYRDKLRFNERVNLAAARRRRRDVAHTAYVIHSANAAHGMRSTHALMSAPPPSHVGTTNERGKSTHEEAKTGADESDGTGGSSDYHITAQRRGGDPFISDEHVDSSNSEDLQKGKKKTNPLNHARGRSNSDGSTSPMCSSFDSGKSDDVLNNKVKHYYVQKILTKSISHRLLGFNNALHYACTRGKRQLAKQLIMCGLPVKLLNSEGSTALHMASLSGHDEIVKTILNYHTDVDVMTSHGETPLMLAAYGLHLQVIKTLVAHGAEVFIKNEDNATVLHCLVQGLLRTHTISYNHKAYDDHLAAAPVGAGSYIKGGAPSNAFSSEMSHHLTAHIPLIEELPTDLLILPFKLLHRIKKAITILKLLTMHCPLYLYEVKNANGYNPFEMLKASWRNVCERRMCMLANADLKLSAFSHRQRNIVSQGWSLITALIHRILSTLRPDRSVLTSIYATFLGGEALQQIEAVQPVEAQQKETCPTGEAAQPKETCPTGEAAQPKETCPTGEAAQPKETPPTGEPKPAASEQAAVVPKKVWPKKAKLPPPPKRQ; this comes from the coding sequence ATGCTGCACGTGTCCCTCCTGCGAGACGTGGAGAGGCGCGCGCTGCGGCGCCGGAGGGACGGGCGGCCCCAGGAGAGCAGCCACCCCACGCAGAAGGACACCGAAGAGCTAAACGAAATCGTAAAGGAGTTGCCAAAGTTGCACGAGCGAAACGATACGGAAGTGATCTCCGCTTTGGTAACCAGCTTCCTGGAGAGAAACCCCAAGAGTATCCCTGCGTATGAATCGTTCAGCAGGTTTTACTTAAAGATAGGGGACTACAAGTCTGCCCTGAACCTGCTGTATGCCGCCCTGTATCTGGACCATTCGAATGAGAAGCTGGCTAGCTTGCTGAGGCTGTGTGAGGAGCGCCAGGTGAGCCGGGAGGCGAGGATCCCCGCCAAGTACAAGGAGCGCATCTGCTACCCGGAGAGGCGCGCCGAGGTTGGCGGTGAAAGCGGTGAGATGGGCGGTGAGATAGGGGGTGGGATGGTCGGTGGAAGCGATGATAGCGGTGATGAGGACAGCGTTGGAGGAAGCGACGAGAGCGACGGTGAAAGCGGCCATGGGGAAAGCCACTCACAAAGTGATCCGCAAACTGATCCGCAAACTGATCCGCAGAGTGACCCGCGAACTGCCCCGCAGAGTGATCCGCGAACTGCCCCGCAGAGTGATCGGCGAACTGCCCCGCAGAGTGATCGGCGAACCGCCCAGCAAACTGATCGGCGCCCGGCGAAGGCGCGCGTGGCGCTGGCCAAGCGGGACATGGAGCCGGGCGAAGTGGTCCTGCAAGTCAAGCCGCTAATACTAACGCAGCACATCTTCTGCAACCGATACGTCTACCCAACCTGCTACCACTGCCTGAGGGAAAGGAGCCtatcaaaaaaatgctacaGCTGTCCAGTGAACCCCcatacatgcacacacatctTTTGCAGTTGGAAGTGCTTAGCGCAGAACATGAAGGTGCACCGAGAGGAGTGTCCCATCATGCCTACCATCACCGCTGCAGCGAAGGAAGCTAACCTAATGCTGCATGTTGTTCTGCACATATTTCGTGTCCTCATCAAAGTAAAAATAGATAAGGAGTacaaggaaaaggagaagcacatcataaaggaaattttcttaaaCGAATCCTTTTATGATCTTGTGAGGGTCACCCAAGTGGAGCTATTCAACTCGCTTAACACGCTAGCGAACAGAATCATTTTGGAGTTTCCCCcgtctttttatttacatcTAAAGCAGAGGGAACTTGTAGAATTCATGCTGATCGTGTGGCAGTACTCCCTCTCCGTTAGGTACTACTCTCCCTCTTCCATTGTTAAGCAAGCCAACCCGGAAACGACCTTCGGGTTGGCTTTCTCCCCGGAAGTAGCCAAACTGCACCACAGCTGTGTTCCCACGTGCTCATTTTACTACGACGAGGAGGGGGTTCTAACCGTCCGAGCGCTGTGCAACATCCCGCAAGGGGGCAAGCTCTGCATAAGTGTTCTCCCCGACCAGTATACCCCCCTCAATGTTAGAAAGAGCTTCCGGGGAATGGCTCGCGTCTTCAGCTGTGGGTGCATTAGGTGCACCGACGCGACGGAAAATAACTTGCACCTCAGGAGCGTGAAGTGCCCCCGGTGCATCGTGGGCTACATCTGCCCGATGAAGACGGAGGCGCTGCTCGAGGCGCTCAACAAGGAGAGTCGTACGGGCGACTCGCTCAGCAGGAGGGAGCTGCACGACGGAAGAGACGCCTCCAACGACGCCGCCAAAGACGCCACCAACCACGCCGCTAACCACTCCGCCAACCACGCCGCCGACCACGCGGAGCGGTGGCTGTGCTCAAACTGCGGGAAGCTGTCCCTCCAGGGTAACAAGCGGTGCGTGCGCCTGGAGAGGAGCATCCGCGCCCAGTACGAAGCCGCGGAGCGGCAGTACATGCAGGGGGACATCATCCAGGCCAAGAAGAAGCTCCTGCAAATACACACAGAAGTGCAGTACCTGCTGCACCCCAACCACCACATCATGTTCAACGTGCATACGTTGCTAGCCGGTCTGATGAGACAAGACCCTAATAGAGAGCTGCATAACTCGTTAGTCTTCCTACGCAAGGCAGTGATAGCAGCGGAGAATGTCCTCCCGGTGTGCTCCCTGGAGAAGGTCCACCTGTATGCACATCTGGCTCACTACACCTTCAGCTACTCGAATCATTGCAAGCTGTATATGAAGACGGGGGGGGTAGATGCAGAATCTGTTATtgaacccatttttgcatctATCTGGAATGCAGTGGTGACCACAGGGTATAACTCGACCCTCACCATTATGCTAACGCAACAGATGAGGACCTATGCCATCTGCTTCAATTTGTATAGCCCCTACCACGAGATGGAGTTTCACATTAACAGGAAGGAGGAGTTCAGTAGGTTCTACCACCAGGTgacgcagaaaaaaaacgagtcgcacaggaaaattaaaaaagtgatgAAGGAGGATCCGTTCTACCCGATCTACATGGCATGTCAGTGCTTTGATATTGACTACAGAAAGGATACCTACATTTCGCGAATGTTTAAGCTCTTCAAAAATATGCAGTACGTTGGGAACGGGCAGAATGCACTCTCCATCGCTGCCTCCTTTGGAAATGTAAAACTGGTGAAGGTCCTCCTGAAGAAGAATTACTCTCCGTTTACTAAGAACGAGTTACATATGAATGCTCTCCTGCACATGGCCAGCTCCTTCCTTCCATCTGAAGAGACTAGCCACTACTCCAAGTACATCCCCATCTTGTTGCAAGAAATAGAGTCCCAGAAGTTGCAGCTCGACGAGTTTGAGGCCCACTACGCGGCGCTACTGCACGGGGGGGActctccaaaagggggaagaggaggaggcacCTCCATAATGCCCGCACAGCGGGGAGATAGCCATTCTTATGAGCGGAAAAACGAAACGGAGAGacccttcccctttggggaCCTCCTCCAGGATGAGGAGTTCACCTACGGACCGGCTAGCCGCCAAATAGACACCAACCAGAAAATCATCCTCACCATTCTTCTGAAGCATTTAGATGCGAAGCAGATGTGCAAGAGGAGGAAGTACCGGGACAAGCTGCGCTTCAACGAGCGGGTCAACCTCGCCGCTGCGCGAAGGCGCCGCAGGGACGTGGCGCACACGGCATATGTAATTCACAGTGCGAATGCGGCACATGGAATGCGCAGTACGCACGCGCTGATGtccgctcctccccccagCCACGTCGGCACGACGAACGAGAGGGGGAAGTCCACTCATGAGGAGGCCAAAACGGGGGCAGATGAAAGCGACGGCACGGGGGGCAGCAGCGATTACCACATAACCGCGCAACGCAGAGGGGGAGACCCCTTCATAAGTGATGAACACGTGGACTCCTCAAACAGTGAAGACCtccagaaggggaagaaaaaaacgaacccTTTGAACCACgcgaggggaagaagcaactcAGATGGAAGCACCTCCCCCATGTGCAGCAGCTTCGACTCGGGGAAGTCAGATGATGTCCTTAACAATAAGGTGAAGCACTACTACGTCCAGAAGATCCTCACAAAATCCATTTCGCATAGACTCCTAGGTTTTAATAATGCGCTCCACTATGCATGCACAAGAGGGAAGAGGCAACTAGCTAAGCAGCTCATCATGTGTGGACTGCCAGTGAAACTCCTAAACAGCGAAGGAAGCACAGCTCTGCATATGGCCTCCCTAAGTGGGCACGACGAAATAGTTAAGACGATACTAAACTACCACACCGATGTAGATGTGATGACGTCCCATGGAGAGACTCCCCTCATGTTGGCTGCATACGGTTTGCACCTCCAAGTGATAAAGACCTTGGTGGCACATGGAGCGgaagtttttataaaaaacgaagacAATGCAACTGTGCTGCATTGCCTCGTGCAAGGGCTCCTACGGACACATACCATTTCGTATAATCATAAGGCTTATGATGATCACTTAGCAGCTGCCCCTGTTGGGGCGGGGTCATACATAAAGGGGGGAGCCCCTTCGAACGCCTTCTCCAGCGAAATGAGTCACCACCTCACTGCACATATCCCCCTCATCGAGGAGCTTCCAACAGACCTCTTAATTCTTCCCTTTAAATTATTGCATAGGATTAAGAAGGCCATCACCATTCTGAAGCTCCTCACCATGCACTGCCCACTGTACCTTTACGAAGTGAAAAATGCTAATGGGTATAACCCCTTTGAGATGTTGAAGGCCTCTTGGAGGAACGTGTGTGAGAGACGCATGTGCATGCTGGCAAACGCAGACTTGAAGCTGTCTGCCTTTAGCCATCGCCAGAGGAACATCGTCTCTCAGGGCTGGTCCCTCATCACGGCCCTCATCCATCGGATCCTCTCCACGCTGCGCCCCGACCGCTCGGTGCTCACCTCCATCTACGCGACCttcctggggggggaggcactcCAGCAGATAGAGGCAGTCCAGCCGGTGGAGGCACAGCAGAAAGAGACTTGCCCAACTGGGGAGGCTGCCCAACCGAAAGAGACTTGCCCAACTGGGGAGGCTGCCCAACCGAAAGAGACTTGCCCAACTGGGGAGGCTGCCCAACCGAAAGAGACCCCCCCAACGGGGGAGCCCAAACCTGCCGCGAGCGAACAGGCGGCGGTCGTCCCGAAGAAGGTGTGGCCGAAGAAGGCGAagctgcccccccctccgaAGCGGCAGTAG